Genomic segment of Parachlamydia sp. AcF125:
GCTATATCTTTAAGAGAGTTACAAAGCTCAAATTCAGAAGAAAAAGAACGCGCCCTAAAATTATTAAAGGATAATAAAGAATATATAAAGTCATTAGAAATTCAAACGTTACAAGATTTAGAAGATTTGGATAAGGAACGAGAAAAATTAGGTAGGGGCCTGGATGAACTTTTGGAAAGAAACGAGCCAACTTTAAAAATTATTGGCAGGATTTCGTTTTCTAAATTTAATAAACTTAATCAACTTCAAGATAAAATTGACGAGCTTAACCGAGAACTTGCTGAAGCGCAGGCGTTCCCTAACTTAAAAATAACACTTGGTAAAGGAGATAAAACAGAGGATTTTTCCAAATTTATTGTAAATGAGGAAGGACACACAGGATTGCATATAGCTGCTAATAACGGGGAAAATGAGAAAGTTAAAAATTTTCTAGATACGTATAAGAAAGATCAGAAATTAATTGGTTTAAGAGATAAGTACGGCCAGACAGCTTTGCACTGGGCAGCAGCCAAAGGTAAAGCAGTAGCAGCTGATCTGCTTATTAAAGCAATGTCTCCTGAAGACATTGTTAAACCAACATTTGAACACAAAACTACCGCATTGCATTTTGCTATTCACCATGGGGATAATGAAATATTAAAAAAATTAGTGAAGAGAAAGATTTCTGATCTTTATAACATGGTCGATAAATACGGCCAAACAGCTTTGCACTGGGCAGTCGTTAAAGGCAATGTGGAGGCAGCTAGGTTGCTTATTGAGGTAATGACAGAAGAGGCAATCACTAAGCAGCTGCTTGAAGATGGCACTACAGCCTTACATGGGGCTGCTTGTAATAGCCATACTGGAATAATCGAGGCCTTAGTAGCTAATAAACGGTTTCCAAACATTTACGGCATGGTTGATAAACGCGGCTGTACAGCCTTGCATTGGGTTGCCAACAAAGGCAATGCAGAAGCTGCTAGGTTGCTTATTGAGGTGATGACAGAAGAGGAAATCGCCAAACAGGTGCTCGAATATGGCACTACCGCCTTACATGAGGCTGCTTATGAAGGCCATACTGAAGTAGCCAAAGTTTTACTAGCAGAGGAAAAGTGCCAAAAGCTCTACGGTATGGTTGATAAAAATGGTTGTACAGCCTTGCATGGGGCCGCTTACAAGGGCCATACTGAAATAGTCAAAATCTTAATAGCAGAGGAAAAGTGCCAAAAGCTCTATGGCATGGTTGATAAAAATGGTTGTACAGCTTTATATGGGGCAGCTTGTAACGGCCACGCAGAGGTAGCTAGGCTGCTTATTGAGATAATGGCAGAAGAAGAAATCGCTAAACAAACATCTGAACATGGCACTACCGCCTTACACGAGGCAGCTTACAAGGGCCGTACTGAGGTAGTCAAAGTTTTACTAGCAGAGGAAAAGTGCCAAAAGCTCTACGGTATGGTTGATAAAAATGGTTGTACAGCCTTGCATGGGGCTGCTTGTAACGGCCACGCAGAGGTAGCTAGGTTGCTTATTGAGATAATGGCAGAAGAGGAAATCGCTAAACAAACATCTGAACATGGCACTACCGCCTTACACGAGGCAGCTTACAAGGGCCGTACTGAGGTAGTCAAAGTTTTACTAGCAGAGGAAAAGTGCCAAAAGCTCTACGGTATGGTTGATAAAAATGGTTGTACAGCCTTGCATGGGGCTGCTTGTAACGGCCACGCAGAGGTAGCTAGGTTGCTTATTGAGATAATGGCAGAAGAGGAAATCGCTAAACAAGCATCTGAACATGGCACTACCGCCTTACACGAGGCAGCTTACAAGGGCTGTACTGAGGTAGTCAAAGTTTTACTAGCAGAGGAAAAGTGCCAAAAGCTCTATGGCATGGTTGATAAACGCGGCTTTACAGCCTTGCATGGGGCTGCTTGCAATGGTCACGCAGAGGTAGTTAGGTTGCTTATTGAGGTAATGGCAGAAGAGGAAATCGCTAAACAAGCATCTGAGCTTGGTACCACTGTCTTACACGAGGCAGCTTACAAGGGCCATACTGAAATAGTCAAAGTTTTACTAGCAGAAGAAAAGAGTCAAAAGCTCTATGGCATGGTTGATAAAAATGACAGCACAGCCTTACATGGGGCTGCTTACAATGGACATATTGAGATAGTCAAAGTTTTACTGGCTGAGGAAAAGTGCCAAAAACTCTGCCGTATGGTTGATAAACGAGGCTGCACAGCTTTACATTTTGCAGCAGACAACGGCCACGCAGAGGCAGCTAGGTTACTTATTGGAAGAATGAGCGAAAAGCAAATCACAAAGCAAAACTTTGCAGTTGGTGCTACTGCGTTACATATAGCTGTTTTTAAAGGCTATAATGAAATAGTTGAAGCTTTAGTAACTGAGAAAAAGTTTCCAAGCCTTTACGGCATGGTTGATAAACGCGGTCGGACAGCCTTGCAACTTGCAAAAGTCTCGGGCAATACGGAGGCAGCTAGATTGCTTGCTGAGATAGGAGAAGAAGATGAAATTGCTAAACAAACATCCGAACACTCTAATACTGCATGA
This window contains:
- a CDS encoding ankyrin repeat domain-containing protein, whose product is MMLDVGGYDRRDFYHAGEVDATESSSLSPRIARKNLAPEVREYQLDENLAVKRFVINDLAKNLIGQALKSGTLHPIEKDLFEAAFKELSKKPSSEAFLKTERKSFPANVVLVDTFVRENDKIKNDSGKPSTHTICLWKKKENSFLLIDPTNSSFTQDFERILEGEFRGVQIEINRPNKGKFYASNLACPLIGTEPDKFRDCIDIALKIAFKLNESHLELGFNGFTLEADLKKIQTSINILSNQSAVNEETLGKANAISLRELQSSNSEEKERALKLLKDNKEYIKSLEIQTLQDLEDLDKEREKLGRGLDELLERNEPTLKIIGRISFSKFNKLNQLQDKIDELNRELAEAQAFPNLKITLGKGDKTEDFSKFIVNEEGHTGLHIAANNGENEKVKNFLDTYKKDQKLIGLRDKYGQTALHWAAAKGKAVAADLLIKAMSPEDIVKPTFEHKTTALHFAIHHGDNEILKKLVKRKISDLYNMVDKYGQTALHWAVVKGNVEAARLLIEVMTEEAITKQLLEDGTTALHGAACNSHTGIIEALVANKRFPNIYGMVDKRGCTALHWVANKGNAEAARLLIEVMTEEEIAKQVLEYGTTALHEAAYEGHTEVAKVLLAEEKCQKLYGMVDKNGCTALHGAAYKGHTEIVKILIAEEKCQKLYGMVDKNGCTALYGAACNGHAEVARLLIEIMAEEEIAKQTSEHGTTALHEAAYKGRTEVVKVLLAEEKCQKLYGMVDKNGCTALHGAACNGHAEVARLLIEIMAEEEIAKQTSEHGTTALHEAAYKGRTEVVKVLLAEEKCQKLYGMVDKNGCTALHGAACNGHAEVARLLIEIMAEEEIAKQASEHGTTALHEAAYKGCTEVVKVLLAEEKCQKLYGMVDKRGFTALHGAACNGHAEVVRLLIEVMAEEEIAKQASELGTTVLHEAAYKGHTEIVKVLLAEEKSQKLYGMVDKNDSTALHGAAYNGHIEIVKVLLAEEKCQKLCRMVDKRGCTALHFAADNGHAEAARLLIGRMSEKQITKQNFAVGATALHIAVFKGYNEIVEALVTEKKFPSLYGMVDKRGRTALQLAKVSGNTEAARLLAEIGEEDEIAKQTSEHSNTA